Proteins encoded together in one Peribacillus asahii window:
- a CDS encoding IS3 family transposase yields MNLKPSILFPIINDLSKQAHSIQLLCHLAKVSRSGYYKWIKRKALPSEKQIEDEKLKQKIIECHQKYKGIYGYRRIQIWLKRTYDIHINHKKVQRLLSELGIKAIIRKKRIYYGKKEPYLISNNYLNRSFYASRPNEKWVTDITYLIFNGQKLYLSAIKDLYNNEVVACQISRRNDYKLVLDTLKKALKGRNVKGLLLHSDQGYQYTSHNYNQLLARNKMKASMSRKGNCWDNASMENFFSHLKTECFNLHTFKTSQEVRRAIKDYIHFYNHERFQTKLNNLTPIEYRSQAS; encoded by the coding sequence ATGAATCTAAAACCTAGTATTCTATTTCCAATCATTAATGATTTATCTAAACAAGCTCACTCTATACAGCTACTTTGTCATCTAGCTAAAGTATCAAGAAGTGGATACTACAAGTGGATAAAGCGTAAAGCATTACCTTCGGAAAAGCAGATAGAGGATGAGAAGCTAAAGCAGAAAATAATAGAATGTCATCAGAAATATAAGGGCATCTATGGCTATAGAAGAATACAAATTTGGTTAAAGAGGACCTATGATATTCATATTAATCACAAAAAAGTTCAACGATTACTAAGTGAGCTAGGTATTAAAGCAATTATCAGGAAGAAACGAATTTATTACGGTAAGAAAGAACCTTATCTTATCTCGAATAATTATTTAAATAGATCCTTTTACGCTTCTCGCCCTAATGAAAAGTGGGTAACGGATATTACGTACCTCATTTTCAATGGACAGAAACTATACTTGTCTGCCATCAAAGACCTATATAATAACGAAGTTGTTGCGTGCCAAATTAGTAGACGTAATGATTATAAACTAGTCTTGGATACTCTTAAAAAAGCCCTAAAAGGAAGGAATGTAAAGGGACTCCTTCTCCATAGTGATCAAGGATACCAATACACTTCCCATAACTATAATCAGCTACTCGCAAGAAATAAAATGAAAGCTAGTATGTCTAGAAAGGGAAACTGTTGGGATAACGCTAGTATGGAAAATTTCTTTAGTCATTTAAAAACAGAATGTTTTAACCTACATACTTTTAAAACTTCACAAGAGGTTAGAAGGGCTATTAAAGACTACATTCACTTTTATAACCACGAAAGGTTTCAAACCAAGCTAAACAACCTGACTCCTATCGAATATAGAAGTCAGGCTTCTTAA
- a CDS encoding macrolide family glycosyltransferase: MARVLFINGGSEGHINPTIGVVQELISRGEEVVYFTIEAFRERIEKTGATVRTFDGQKFIKAFISGGRNHLLERVNGLLHTADIVIPGVLEQIKGEHFDYIIHDSMFGCGRLLAQILKLPAINSCTSFAQTKISFDRTLEHLSQNVPTEIFKRINDDFQNLTTKIKEKYDVEISSPYEVFCNPAPLTMVYTTREFQPFGEAFNQTYKFVGPSISSRLTQENFDLTAIKRKSPIYISLGTVFNQAIDFYKLCFKALGNTDHTVVMSIGEQTQLGELGEIPQNFIVKNYVAQTELLKYTKLFITHGGMNSTNEGLYYGVPLIVIPQSADQPIIAQQVANIGAGIQLQMQSLTANQLYEAAEHVLNHPSFHKAVANIKESFKKLGGYHQAVDEIFKFKSQYDI; this comes from the coding sequence TTGGCACGTGTTTTATTTATTAATGGTGGATCAGAAGGACATATCAATCCAACTATTGGAGTTGTGCAAGAGCTTATTTCGCGTGGAGAAGAGGTAGTGTACTTTACGATAGAAGCTTTTCGAGAGCGTATTGAGAAGACTGGAGCTACTGTACGAACATTTGACGGTCAAAAATTTATAAAAGCCTTTATCTCAGGTGGAAGAAATCATTTACTCGAAAGAGTCAACGGTCTTTTACATACGGCAGATATCGTCATACCTGGCGTTCTTGAACAGATTAAAGGAGAGCATTTTGATTACATCATCCACGATTCTATGTTTGGTTGTGGACGTTTACTTGCCCAAATCCTTAAGCTTCCCGCGATTAATTCGTGTACATCTTTTGCGCAGACTAAAATATCATTCGATAGAACATTAGAACATCTTTCACAAAATGTCCCAACAGAAATTTTTAAAAGGATAAATGATGATTTTCAAAACCTGACAACAAAAATTAAAGAAAAATATGATGTTGAAATCAGTTCTCCTTATGAAGTTTTTTGTAACCCTGCACCACTTACAATGGTTTATACAACTAGGGAGTTCCAACCTTTTGGAGAAGCATTTAACCAAACATATAAATTTGTAGGTCCATCCATCTCTTCACGATTAACGCAAGAAAACTTCGACCTTACTGCAATCAAAAGAAAAAGCCCCATTTACATTTCACTGGGTACTGTCTTTAACCAAGCCATTGATTTCTATAAGCTTTGTTTTAAGGCATTGGGGAACACTGATCATACCGTTGTTATGTCTATTGGGGAACAAACCCAACTAGGTGAATTGGGAGAAATCCCCCAAAACTTCATTGTGAAAAATTATGTTGCACAAACCGAATTGCTAAAATACACTAAATTATTTATCACACATGGTGGAATGAACAGTACCAATGAAGGTCTCTATTACGGGGTTCCGCTAATTGTAATCCCACAAAGTGCGGATCAGCCTATAATTGCTCAACAAGTTGCCAATATCGGAGCAGGTATTCAATTACAAATGCAAAGTTTGACGGCAAATCAACTATATGAAGCTGCAGAACATGTGTTAAACCACCCATCCTTCCATAAAGCCGTTGCAAATATTAAGGAATCCTTTAAAAAATTGGGTGGGTATCATCAAGCTGTTGATGAGATTTTCAAATTTAAAAGTCAATATGATATCTAA
- a CDS encoding helix-turn-helix domain-containing protein has translation MEKKAETYDISFKKKAVDLFYQKKNYAAVSRELNTHRKNIQRWVKQFSEDGMVGLREKRGRKSGSGRVSSSTFENTQQKIKRLEAENELLKKLLKM, from the coding sequence ATGGAGAAAAAAGCAGAGACTTATGATATATCATTCAAGAAAAAAGCAGTGGATTTATTTTATCAAAAGAAGAATTATGCAGCTGTTTCCAGAGAATTAAACACTCATCGAAAAAACATACAACGATGGGTTAAACAGTTTAGTGAAGATGGGATGGTTGGTCTTAGAGAAAAACGTGGCAGGAAAAGTGGGTCTGGTAGAGTCTCTTCATCTACCTTTGAAAATACCCAACAGAAAATAAAGCGATTAGAAGCTGAGAATGAACTGTTAAAAAAGCTTTTAAAGATGTGA
- a CDS encoding DHA2 family efflux MFS transporter permease subunit, producing MWYSPSFLLKKRGSAMGTIGIVITFAPAIGPTLSGIIVEHFSWRVLFYGVLPIALFVIIFAYMMLKNVTETTKPKIDPISLLLSTLGFGGIVYGFSSSGEGHGGWSSNEVLVPIAIGVVSLVLFTWRQLTISQPLLDLRTFKYNIFRMSTLIMMIVMMAMFSAMMLLPIFLQNALGYSPLEAGLIMLPGGIVMGIMSPITGRLFDKFGAKWLALIGLGLVANTLWQFAFITLSTPYSTIMIFNTLLMLGISMVMMPVMTNALNELPPPLYPHGTAIISTLQQVAGAVGTALLVSIMTNSSTRFMEKTVIKEQESTLQILAMIAGMKSAFLLAFVLVVIAWIVSLFIKRSVPQEKKLKIKQGAAN from the coding sequence ATGTGGTATTCTCCATCGTTCCTATTGAAAAAAAGGGGTTCAGCAATGGGGACAATTGGAATTGTCATTACTTTTGCTCCAGCGATTGGACCCACTCTATCAGGAATCATTGTAGAGCATTTCAGTTGGAGGGTTCTCTTTTACGGCGTTCTGCCGATTGCATTGTTTGTTATTATATTTGCATATATGATGCTCAAAAACGTGACGGAGACGACTAAACCGAAGATTGATCCGATATCGCTTCTACTTTCAACCTTAGGCTTTGGGGGGATTGTGTATGGATTCAGCAGTTCTGGTGAAGGTCATGGGGGTTGGTCGAGCAATGAAGTCCTAGTTCCAATTGCAATCGGCGTTGTTTCTTTAGTCTTGTTTACTTGGAGGCAATTAACAATTTCACAACCGTTGCTAGATTTAAGAACATTTAAATACAACATTTTTAGGATGTCGACGCTGATTATGATGATTGTCATGATGGCGATGTTTTCAGCGATGATGTTGTTGCCGATTTTTCTCCAGAATGCGTTAGGTTACAGTCCGTTGGAGGCGGGTTTGATTATGTTGCCAGGCGGTATTGTTATGGGAATAATGTCACCAATTACAGGCCGGTTATTTGATAAATTTGGTGCGAAGTGGCTTGCGCTTATCGGATTGGGGTTGGTAGCAAATACGCTGTGGCAATTTGCTTTTATCACATTGTCAACACCCTACAGCACGATTATGATTTTTAATACGCTATTAATGTTGGGGATTTCAATGGTTATGATGCCGGTCATGACCAACGCTTTGAACGAATTGCCACCTCCATTATATCCACACGGTACGGCTATTATCAGTACTCTTCAGCAGGTGGCTGGCGCTGTCGGGACAGCATTACTTGTATCAATCATGACCAATAGTTCTACTCGTTTTATGGAAAAAACAGTGATTAAGGAACAGGAGTCTACATTACAAATCCTGGCGATGATTGCTGGAATGAAAAGCGCGTTCTTACTTGCATTCGTACTAGTAGTCATCGCATGGATAGTTTCATTATTTATAAAACGGTCTGTTCCACAAGAAAAGAAATTGAAAATAAAGCAGGGTGCTGCGAACTAA
- the helD gene encoding RNA polymerase recycling motor HelD, with product MNMELRQEQERVNSVMETITEQINRLEGETSKLRMEVVNIRKHFWDEVKVNVDTFDDYLETIIGLRQEAQALSVSQSTHRHASKRLSALRRMQAVPYFGRIDFLEEGTSTAERIYIGISTLTDTSGENFLIYDWRAPISSVYYDYHPGPAEYATPGCVIHGTLEKKWQYLIRSDIIQSMFDTSFTIGDEILQQVLGKGTDKHMHNIVATIQQEQNRIIRHDRGRLLIVHGAAGSGKTSAALQRIAYLLYKYRDMLNADQIILFSPNSMFNSYVSNVLPELGEENMQQVTFQEYLNHRLKSEFQVENPYDQLEYVLTAVDNPLYGTRIASIRFKATTCFFEAIKSYRESLELSGMVFKGIIFRGKIIVTAKQIEEKFYSSDTSLRFHSRLEKLKDWLIKQIDEAEKLERNKPWVQKEIELLSNEQYHKAYTYLAEKRGFKGDSIHDYEIEPEALARLIVRQKLKPLRKRIKAFRFVNIKGIYRQFFNDPIQIKQWMDREAPEEWRDICLSTVKMLDEGKLFYEDATPFLLIKELIQGFQTNSSIKHVLVDEAQDYSPFQFEFLKRLFPSARMTVLGDFNQAIFAHASEMVDFHTLTGLYGPDETVAINLTRSYRSTRPIIEFTRGLVPDGERITAFERDGERPILTQLSNRAELHRSMASQVAALRKRQYSTIAIICKSAGESTAAYDSLSGIEGIKLVKSGSIEYEKGVVVMPAYLAKGIEFDAVIIYDASAEVYGDESLRRLFYTACTRAMHYLQLYSIGEPSPFLRNVPPESLLLSLT from the coding sequence ATGAACATGGAACTTCGTCAGGAGCAAGAACGTGTGAACAGCGTAATGGAGACAATTACAGAGCAAATTAACAGATTGGAGGGCGAAACTTCCAAGCTTCGGATGGAAGTTGTGAATATCCGCAAACACTTTTGGGATGAAGTAAAGGTTAACGTTGATACCTTCGACGATTATCTTGAGACAATCATCGGCTTGAGACAAGAGGCTCAAGCTTTGTCCGTAAGCCAAAGCACCCATAGACATGCATCTAAGAGATTATCTGCGCTGCGGCGGATGCAAGCAGTGCCCTATTTTGGTCGAATTGATTTCCTTGAGGAAGGAACTTCAACTGCGGAACGAATCTATATCGGCATCTCTACGCTCACAGATACAAGCGGAGAAAATTTCCTTATTTACGACTGGAGGGCTCCGATCTCGAGTGTCTATTACGACTACCATCCTGGTCCAGCCGAGTATGCTACGCCTGGATGTGTCATCCATGGCACACTGGAGAAAAAGTGGCAATATCTCATCCGCAGCGACATTATCCAATCTATGTTCGATACCAGTTTCACTATTGGTGACGAGATTTTACAGCAGGTGCTTGGTAAAGGTACAGATAAACATATGCACAATATAGTAGCGACCATTCAACAGGAGCAAAACCGAATCATCCGGCACGATCGCGGGCGGCTGCTCATTGTACATGGGGCGGCTGGCAGCGGTAAGACATCAGCTGCCTTGCAGCGGATTGCTTATTTACTCTATAAATATCGAGATATGCTGAATGCCGATCAAATCATTCTTTTTTCGCCTAATTCGATGTTTAATAGTTACGTTTCCAATGTGTTGCCAGAACTTGGTGAAGAGAATATGCAGCAGGTCACATTTCAGGAGTACTTGAATCATCGGCTGAAAAGTGAGTTTCAAGTTGAGAATCCTTACGATCAATTGGAATATGTTTTGACTGCAGTGGATAACCCATTATACGGAACAAGGATTGCGAGCATCCGATTCAAGGCTACCACCTGTTTTTTTGAGGCAATCAAATCATACAGGGAGTCGCTGGAATTATCCGGAATGGTGTTCAAGGGGATTATCTTCAGAGGAAAGATAATTGTTACGGCTAAACAAATTGAGGAAAAGTTTTATAGCAGTGACACCTCACTTCGCTTTCATAGCAGACTTGAAAAATTGAAGGATTGGCTAATTAAGCAAATAGATGAAGCCGAGAAGCTCGAACGGAATAAGCCGTGGGTACAGAAGGAAATCGAACTGCTTAGCAATGAGCAGTACCATAAGGCATATACTTACTTAGCGGAAAAACGCGGTTTTAAAGGAGATTCGATTCATGATTATGAAATCGAGCCTGAGGCGTTAGCCCGCTTGATTGTTCGCCAGAAGTTAAAGCCGTTGAGAAAACGAATCAAGGCGTTTCGTTTCGTCAACATTAAGGGAATATACAGGCAGTTTTTTAACGATCCCATCCAGATTAAACAGTGGATGGACCGGGAAGCACCCGAGGAGTGGAGGGATATTTGCCTATCGACTGTGAAAATGCTAGACGAAGGTAAACTATTTTACGAAGATGCTACTCCGTTTTTGCTAATAAAAGAGCTGATTCAAGGCTTTCAGACGAACAGCTCGATCAAACATGTACTTGTAGACGAGGCGCAAGATTATTCTCCGTTTCAATTCGAGTTTTTGAAACGTTTGTTTCCCTCGGCAAGAATGACCGTGCTCGGTGACTTTAACCAAGCAATATTCGCCCATGCCAGCGAAATGGTCGATTTCCACACACTTACTGGCTTGTACGGTCCTGATGAAACGGTCGCAATCAACTTGACTCGCAGCTACAGATCCACAAGACCAATTATCGAATTTACACGCGGACTTGTACCTGACGGTGAACGGATTACTGCTTTTGAACGCGATGGCGAGAGGCCTATATTGACGCAACTGTCCAATCGTGCTGAATTGCATCGCTCCATGGCTTCCCAAGTTGCAGCTTTACGGAAACGGCAGTATAGCACAATAGCAATTATATGCAAATCTGCAGGGGAAAGCACCGCTGCATACGATTCCCTGAGCGGCATCGAAGGAATTAAGCTCGTGAAGAGTGGATCGATTGAATACGAGAAAGGCGTTGTCGTCATGCCGGCGTATTTGGCCAAAGGTATCGAATTCGACGCGGTTATCATTTATGACGCATCAGCGGAAGTATATGGAGATGAGAGTTTGCGCAGATTGTTCTACACCGCCTGTACCCGGGCTATGCATTACTTACAGCTTTACAGTATAGGCGAACCGAGTCCTTTTTTACGCAATGTTCCGCCAGAGAGTTTACTTCTGAGCCTGACTTAA
- a CDS encoding GNAT family N-acetyltransferase codes for MTINIKKCTIEDLCILQEINYETFNETFKQQNSPENMKVYLERAFNLKQLEKELSNTSSEFFFVYFNDEVAGYLKVNINDAQSEEMSDELLEIERIYIKNKFQKHGLGKYLLNKAMEIAMERNKKKIWLGVWEKNENAIAFYKKMGFAQTGSHSFYMGDEEQMDFIMTKTLI; via the coding sequence ATGACTATAAATATAAAAAAGTGCACCATTGAAGACTTATGCATACTTCAAGAAATTAATTATGAAACATTTAATGAGACATTTAAGCAACAGAATTCACCTGAAAATATGAAAGTCTATTTGGAAAGGGCATTTAACTTAAAACAATTAGAAAAAGAATTATCTAATACCTCTTCGGAATTCTTTTTTGTTTATTTTAATGATGAAGTCGCCGGATATTTAAAGGTCAATATCAATGATGCTCAGTCTGAAGAAATGAGTGATGAATTACTTGAAATTGAGAGGATTTATATAAAGAACAAATTTCAAAAACATGGGCTTGGTAAATATCTGCTCAATAAAGCTATGGAAATTGCGATGGAACGTAATAAAAAGAAAATCTGGCTAGGTGTATGGGAAAAAAATGAAAATGCTATTGCTTTTTATAAGAAAATGGGGTTTGCTCAAACTGGATCTCACTCTTTTTATATGGGTGATGAAGAGCAAATGGACTTTATAATGACAAAAACACTCATATAA
- a CDS encoding MarR family winged helix-turn-helix transcriptional regulator, which translates to MKEILREIGMIARALDSISNIEFKEYELTKGQYLYLVRICENPGIIQEKLAEMIKVDRTTAARAIKKLEMNGFIRRAADEKNQKIKKLFPTEKGTNVYPFLIREHNYSDMVALAGFSEREVETIFDLLQRVRKNIEKEWEFVKKGNKRDY; encoded by the coding sequence ATGAAAGAAATTTTACGCGAAATAGGAATGATAGCTAGGGCATTAGATTCTATAAGTAATATTGAATTTAAAGAATATGAGCTTACTAAAGGGCAGTATTTGTATCTTGTGCGAATATGTGAAAACCCAGGAATCATTCAAGAAAAGTTAGCTGAAATGATTAAAGTAGACCGAACAACAGCAGCCCGTGCCATTAAAAAACTTGAAATGAATGGGTTTATTCGAAGGGCAGCTGATGAAAAGAACCAAAAAATTAAAAAACTTTTTCCAACAGAGAAAGGGACAAATGTTTATCCGTTCTTAATAAGAGAACATAATTATTCGGATATGGTCGCATTAGCTGGGTTTTCTGAAAGAGAAGTGGAGACCATTTTTGATCTTCTTCAAAGAGTTAGAAAAAATATAGAAAAAGAGTGGGAATTTGTGAAAAAAGGAAACAAGAGAGATTATTGA
- a CDS encoding GNAT family N-acetyltransferase yields MNAKRITIDEDLRKAFHIRKEVFVKEQGVLLEDEFDEFDQLNGQCEHILVYYEEQPVGTGRVRWVDEFGKLERICILEHYRKFGLGKVIITALEEIAQERGTTQVKLHGQTQAQGFYKKLGYQTSSSVFIEDGIPHLLMTKELLH; encoded by the coding sequence ATGAATGCAAAAAGAATAACCATTGATGAAGATTTAAGGAAGGCATTTCACATAAGGAAAGAGGTATTTGTTAAGGAACAAGGTGTTCTCTTAGAGGATGAATTTGACGAGTTTGACCAGCTTAATGGTCAATGTGAACATATCTTAGTCTATTACGAAGAACAACCTGTCGGAACGGGACGAGTGAGATGGGTTGATGAATTTGGAAAGTTAGAGAGGATTTGTATTCTAGAACATTACCGAAAATTCGGTCTTGGTAAAGTAATTATTACAGCATTAGAAGAAATTGCACAGGAAAGAGGAACAACGCAGGTCAAATTACACGGTCAAACACAAGCACAGGGTTTTTATAAAAAGCTGGGCTATCAGACTTCATCAAGCGTATTTATAGAGGATGGAATTCCGCATTTATTGATGACGAAAGAATTATTGCACTAG
- a CDS encoding patatin-like phospholipase family protein codes for MLALALQGIGGMNSFAAGVLQTLRNEGVKPDLISATSGAILSAYHFLQKDPNAIGKHYDEYFKSEENGIPTFFKFMQYAYMGIPEKFSPNYLNIFERLPDNWPFSRLEEWINFCFPNKIYKSEFPQQFFDDIANFFSTNEEVGIIMNAYNVNNDQAVLYVNERALDTMELNKSENFEVKPITPDGVRACLQLLQYGDFKGEYDGAYQYNPVLSPLVVADEIILVTVGPLGKSLDPIDNIFDIEDFKLKMLFKNALYAELNDISRINKLIEYGNKLVRPESANKPYKEYKPIKVQTIQPTIHRGFFEYFVETREFYQDGVFQAKKFIDDSLNK; via the coding sequence ATGTTAGCTTTAGCTCTACAAGGCATTGGGGGAATGAACTCATTTGCGGCTGGGGTACTTCAAACGCTTCGAAATGAGGGGGTAAAGCCCGATTTGATTTCAGCTACCAGCGGTGCTATATTGTCAGCATATCATTTTTTGCAAAAAGACCCTAATGCTATTGGAAAACATTATGATGAGTATTTTAAATCCGAAGAAAATGGAATCCCAACTTTTTTCAAATTCATGCAATACGCATACATGGGCATTCCTGAAAAATTTTCTCCTAATTACCTCAACATTTTTGAAAGATTGCCTGACAATTGGCCTTTTTCGAGATTGGAGGAATGGATTAACTTCTGCTTCCCTAACAAAATTTACAAATCTGAATTTCCTCAACAATTTTTTGATGATATCGCCAATTTTTTTTCCACCAATGAGGAAGTGGGAATTATTATGAATGCTTATAATGTTAATAACGATCAGGCGGTTTTGTATGTGAACGAACGTGCTCTGGATACAATGGAATTAAACAAGAGCGAAAATTTTGAGGTCAAACCAATAACTCCGGATGGTGTGAGAGCATGTTTGCAGTTGCTCCAATATGGAGACTTTAAAGGGGAATATGATGGAGCTTATCAATATAATCCGGTTTTGTCTCCGTTGGTAGTGGCTGACGAGATTATTTTGGTGACAGTAGGGCCACTAGGCAAATCTCTGGACCCGATCGATAACATTTTTGATATCGAAGACTTTAAATTGAAGATGTTATTTAAAAATGCCCTTTATGCAGAGCTTAATGATATTTCCCGGATTAATAAACTTATTGAATATGGAAATAAGCTGGTTCGTCCAGAATCAGCAAATAAACCGTATAAAGAGTACAAACCGATTAAAGTGCAAACAATTCAGCCTACAATTCATCGTGGATTCTTTGAATATTTTGTGGAAACCCGTGAGTTTTACCAGGATGGTGTGTTTCAAGCGAAAAAGTTCATTGATGATAGTCTAAATAAGTAG
- a CDS encoding PadR family transcriptional regulator yields MSIQIFILSKLMEDNNYPYKLKKQLSDPIPLDQLGGLTESKLYYHFDSLAKQGLIETVEIVKEEHRPDKQIFTITAKGREELPKKIYKLFESTDKISDMVVGLASIKYVNREKVVEILEKKLKNIKDHWEQITNFEKQIQIDKEHEKFAEFMSGYVSTRTEHTIYWLEELIKRIKQREI; encoded by the coding sequence ATGTCCATTCAAATTTTTATATTGAGTAAACTGATGGAGGATAACAATTATCCTTATAAATTAAAAAAACAGCTTTCAGATCCCATTCCATTGGATCAACTAGGTGGATTGACAGAAAGTAAACTGTACTACCACTTTGATTCATTAGCCAAACAAGGTTTGATTGAGACCGTTGAAATCGTAAAAGAAGAACATCGACCTGATAAGCAAATATTTACGATTACGGCTAAAGGTCGTGAAGAACTACCGAAAAAAATCTACAAGTTGTTTGAAAGCACGGATAAGATTAGTGATATGGTGGTGGGGTTAGCAAGCATCAAGTATGTGAATCGTGAGAAAGTAGTAGAAATATTAGAGAAAAAATTAAAAAATATTAAGGATCATTGGGAGCAAATTACTAATTTCGAAAAGCAGATTCAGATAGACAAAGAACACGAGAAGTTTGCAGAATTTATGAGTGGCTATGTTTCAACTAGAACAGAGCACACAATTTATTGGCTTGAAGAGTTAATTAAGCGAATTAAACAAAGGGAAATATAA
- a CDS encoding YhgE/Pip domain-containing protein, which translates to MKFTQFLKTRGATATIFMGIFYAIAMLGIFLPGYTAIPGNIDKLPIAIVNDDAGEYGAKIADQLQENLPFKEIETDLTNKQALNDLEHNDLALVVYIPETFSADMQKGEVSSSIDFTVNEAGATVVSSTMNSIVTEINSQLSTQFSQQTAQGVLMNFNVPEEQAAELAKKIETAYVGNIVTINEMPDGMHNNMLPMFLTMAGYTGAMIGAMQLVVAFKESRGKASKTRLFSYVQLTALLVAVVSSLFALGLTYLINEPSGDLFFSLVGQQILNYMVCFNFTAIVIFLMGEGGMILNLPILLIQTLANGATITRDMMYLPYEWMSHISPMYYSVQAYFANLYGSISPSPYIWSMVTVGAVALLINIAIVAFIHKPMPIEVSETESVKNATEITA; encoded by the coding sequence ATGAAATTTACTCAGTTCTTAAAAACAAGAGGGGCAACTGCTACAATCTTTATGGGGATTTTCTATGCAATTGCAATGCTAGGTATATTCTTACCTGGTTATACAGCGATTCCAGGAAATATCGATAAATTACCGATTGCTATTGTCAATGATGATGCCGGTGAATATGGGGCAAAGATTGCCGATCAGTTACAAGAAAATTTACCGTTTAAGGAAATCGAGACGGATTTAACAAATAAACAGGCCTTAAACGATTTAGAACACAATGATTTAGCATTAGTCGTATATATTCCAGAGACATTCTCCGCGGATATGCAAAAAGGTGAAGTGTCATCAAGTATCGACTTTACAGTTAATGAAGCAGGGGCAACAGTTGTTTCTTCCACTATGAATTCAATTGTTACAGAAATTAATAGCCAGTTAAGCACACAATTTTCACAACAAACAGCTCAAGGCGTATTAATGAACTTTAATGTACCAGAAGAGCAAGCTGCTGAATTGGCTAAAAAGATTGAAACAGCTTATGTAGGAAATATAGTTACAATCAACGAAATGCCAGACGGTATGCATAATAATATGCTGCCAATGTTTTTAACGATGGCTGGTTATACGGGTGCGATGATTGGAGCGATGCAATTAGTAGTTGCCTTTAAGGAAAGCCGTGGAAAAGCAAGTAAAACACGTTTATTCAGCTATGTACAATTAACTGCGTTATTGGTTGCAGTTGTATCATCATTATTTGCTTTGGGTTTAACATATTTAATCAATGAGCCAAGTGGTGACCTGTTCTTCAGTTTAGTAGGACAGCAAATTTTAAACTATATGGTATGTTTTAACTTTACCGCGATTGTGATCTTCTTAATGGGTGAAGGAGGTATGATTTTAAACTTACCAATTTTATTAATACAAACACTAGCAAATGGTGCCACAATTACACGTGATATGATGTACTTGCCATATGAGTGGATGAGTCACATTTCGCCAATGTATTACTCGGTACAGGCATACTTTGCAAACCTATATGGCAGCATTAGTCCAAGTCCGTATATTTGGTCAATGGTTACAGTAGGTGCGGTTGCCCTGTTAATTAATATTGCTATTGTCGCGTTTATCCACAAACCAATGCCAATAGAAGTATCGGAAACAGAAAGTGTAAAGAATGCAACTGAAATCACAGCGTAG